From the genome of Nyctibius grandis isolate bNycGra1 chromosome W, bNycGra1.pri, whole genome shotgun sequence, one region includes:
- the LOC137675672 gene encoding octapeptide-repeat protein T2-like, whose translation MIVASEKKGDQTKDARVTAVPAEVSRAVRERREAIRERQGSRPRETGKPSERDGEAVRERRGSRLREAGGCPRETGKPSERGGRLSERDGEAVRKRQGSRLRETGNPSERDGGAVRGRRGIRPRETGKPSERGGEAIRGRRGSRPRETGEPSEGDGESVRERRGSRPRETGNPPERDGGAVRERRGSRPREAGEPSERDGEAVRERRGSRPREAGKPSEGDGESVRERRGIVGLRD comes from the coding sequence ATGATCGTTGCATCGGAgaagaagggggaccagacgaaagacgcgagggtgactgctgtgccggcggaggtaagccgggccgtccgagagaggcgggagGCCATCCGAGAGAGACagggaagccgtccgagagagacggggaagccgtccgagagagacggggaggccgtccgagagagacggggaagccgtcTGAGAGAGGCGGGAGgctgtccgagagagacggggaagccgtcTGAGAGAGGTGGGAGgctgtccgagagagacggggaagccgtccgaAAGAGGCAGGGAAGCCGTCTGAGGGAGACGGGGAatccgtccgagagagacgggggaGCCGTCCGAGGGAGACGGGGAATCCGcccgagagagacggggaagccgtccgagagaggcggggaagccATCCGAGGGAgacggggaagccgtccgagagagacgggggaGCCATCCGAGGGAGACGGGGAatccgtccgagagagacgggggaGCCGTCCGAGGGAGACGGGGAATCCGCCCGAGAGAGACGGGGgagccgtccgagagagacggggaagccgtccgagagaggcgggggagccgtccgagagagacggggaagccgtccgagagaggcggggaagccgtccgagagaggcggggaagccATCCGAGGGAGACGGGGAatccgtccgagagagacggggaattgtaggtctacgtgattaa